One window of Chamaesiphon minutus PCC 6605 genomic DNA carries:
- a CDS encoding GNAT family N-acetyltransferase, with product MKTSPTFMLRRSSIDDAPLFYSVIDLTMREFIINTWGRWDEDRVRREAVEKSSDPNAQIVLIADIAVGVFVVDRHPTHIQLAQIYLLPEYQRMGIGTALLENLIAEASQSKMPVRLHVMAGLTAKSFYERLGFSVTEATPEFFYMEKLT from the coding sequence ATGAAGACCTCACCAACTTTCATGCTCCGTCGATCGAGTATTGATGATGCACCACTTTTCTACAGCGTTATCGATCTCACCATGCGCGAGTTTATTATTAATACTTGGGGTAGATGGGATGAAGATCGAGTTCGGCGTGAAGCAGTGGAAAAGAGTAGCGACCCCAACGCGCAGATCGTTCTAATTGCGGACATTGCTGTGGGCGTGTTTGTAGTCGATCGACATCCGACACACATTCAACTAGCACAAATTTATCTTTTGCCGGAATATCAACGGATGGGGATTGGAACGGCTTTACTAGAAAACCTAATTGCTGAGGCATCACAGTCAAAGATGCCAGTGCGTCTACACGTCATGGCTGGATTGACAGCCAAAAGTTTCTACGAACGACTCGGATTTAGTGTGACTGAAGCAACGCCAGAGTTTTTCTATATGGAGAAATTGACCTAG
- a CDS encoding isoaspartyl peptidase/L-asparaginase family protein, with product MSNSYSLMIHGGAGALEDLKHEASEATFRESITAILERGRQRLESGDSALDVVEYCASLLEDDRLYNAGRGSVLNADGKVEMDAALMDGRDLRAGAVACLRSIKNPISLARRVLEHGEHVLLMGDGALEFAKFCAIETYPDDYFITEARIKQLAEAQVAGRMTLDHERIKPSQKLGTIGAVARDLHGNLAAATSTGGLVNKRWGRVGDTPIVGAGVFADNDTCAVSATGYGEQFLRTVFAKTISDFVQFRGLDAQAAAQAGIDYLVAKVNGEGGAIVIDASGRCAAAQSTSGLIRGWIELGGEAHCQLG from the coding sequence ATGTCCAACTCTTATTCCCTGATGATTCATGGCGGTGCTGGTGCCCTAGAAGATCTCAAACATGAAGCCAGCGAAGCGACATTTAGAGAGAGTATTACCGCAATTTTAGAACGGGGTCGCCAACGGTTAGAGAGCGGCGATAGTGCCTTGGATGTGGTGGAATATTGCGCGAGTCTGCTGGAAGACGATCGACTCTATAACGCCGGACGCGGCTCGGTACTTAATGCCGATGGTAAAGTGGAAATGGATGCCGCCCTGATGGATGGGCGCGATCTGCGAGCGGGAGCGGTGGCTTGCCTCAGAAGTATCAAAAATCCGATCTCTCTAGCGCGGCGTGTGTTAGAGCATGGCGAACACGTACTGCTGATGGGCGATGGTGCGTTGGAATTTGCCAAATTTTGCGCGATCGAAACTTATCCTGACGATTATTTCATCACGGAAGCTCGGATTAAACAATTAGCTGAGGCACAAGTAGCAGGACGGATGACGCTAGACCACGAGCGGATTAAGCCGTCTCAAAAGCTAGGTACGATCGGGGCTGTAGCGCGCGACTTACACGGCAATCTGGCAGCGGCGACGTCTACGGGTGGATTGGTAAATAAACGCTGGGGTCGGGTGGGCGACACACCGATCGTCGGGGCGGGAGTATTTGCCGATAATGACACTTGTGCGGTGTCGGCAACGGGCTATGGCGAGCAGTTTTTGCGGACGGTGTTTGCCAAAACAATTTCTGATTTCGTGCAGTTTCGGGGGCTGGATGCCCAGGCTGCGGCGCAGGCGGGAATCGATTATTTGGTAGCCAAGGTCAATGGCGAGGGTGGCGCGATCGTCATCGATGCGTCGGGGCGATGTGCGGCGGCTCAGTCCACCTCTGGATTGATTCGCGGTTGGATCGAGCTAGGGGGCGAGGCGCACTGTCAGTTGGGATGA